TACATGATGGCAACaataactgcccgagttacaccaagaacgcacaattcctccatcagtgctcagactgtccgcaataggttgagaggctggactgagggcttgtaggcctcttgtaaggcaggtcctcaccagacatcaccggcaacaacgtcgcctatgggaacaaacccaccgtcgttgaaccagacaggactggcaaaaagtgctcttcactgacgagtcgtggttttgtctcaccaggggtgatagtcGTATTCACGTtgcattgccagtgatgtctggtgagaacctgcctttacaacaggcctacaagcccccagtcaagcctctctcagcctattgcggacagtctgagcactgatggagtggGTCGGAGCCCCTTTTGCCTCTAAAACAGACTGCATGGAaatgttgctcaattggtatcaagcgACCTAACGTTTGCCAGGAAACATTCCCCACACAATTACACCACCAGCActagcctgtaccgttgacaccaggcagaatggggccatggactcatgctgcttaggCCAAATCCTGACTCCATCGGCATGACGCAACAAGAACCGTGATTCGTCAGACCAGAGCATATATTTTTCCATTCCTCATTTGTCCAATGTTGGTGATCGCCCCGGagctgcttcttcttgtttttagctgataggagtggaacccggtggggtcgtctgctgcaatagcccaaaCGTGACAAGGACcaacgagttgtgcgttccgagatgccgaTTTTCACACCACTGTCGTactgttatttgcctgtttgtggcccgcctgttagcttgctcCATTCTTGGCCATTCTCCTTCAACGAGCCGTTTTCACCCACATGACTGCCACCAGctgaatgttttttgtttgtcgcaccattttCGGTAAACTCTAGACACTGTCATGTGTGTcgtccgtttctgagatactggaaccagggcaccgacgatcataccataCTCAAAGTCACTTAGGTCACTCGTTCTGCCCAGTCTAACGTTGAATCAAACAGTAACTCaatgcctcgatgcctgctttatatagcaagccatggccacgtgacactgtaggagcgaaccatttttgTGAACAGGGTGGTGTACCCAAAAAACTGGCCCTGGGTGTATAAGGATCAAACATTGGCAGGATTCAAGGCTTCTACCTGCAATGAAGGGACTGCTCATCAAATACTAATCCTGTATTGTTGATTTGAGTCATAAAAGCCTTAACAAGTTGTGACACTTCAGTGGGAAACCCATAGGATGatctcattcattcattcagctggatgtttttttattcatttgcaaATCAATTAGATTTTCTTTCGCTTCAATGCACATTCCAATACATAACCTGTTCCAGCGAGACAATGAATGAGTCAGCGCGAGCTTTGAGGTGCGCTCTGGGTTACGTTCACGCTCAGGAAAGGCGTGTACTTGCTGGCATCGTGTTAAAAACTTAGATACATAAGGATATCATAGCACTGCATTATTCGGGGAAACTGGGGACCTTGTCGAAGTACTTTCTGTTAGTCTTGAAAGATTAGTTGCGGGGTCTCTGATTCCACCCTGACCTTTACAATCAAATCCTAACCTCTACGAGAGAACGAGTGCTCTCTCGCTTACTATGTAACTTCCTGTCAACGGGTGCGGAAGAATAGGTTTGGTTAGTTTAGCTAGCTGCCTACACAGCGAGTTACGAGGACGTGGCAAAACTGTGTTAAAAGACCGCTTACCGCAATCCGTTGTGTATTCCTCCCACTCTGACGGAGAGCTGCAACCATGTTTGTGCAGTTCGCTATTGAAGAAAGTGAGTGTAGAGAGGTATTCCGTGGAAAATATAGCACGGGATAAGTACAGAAGTGAGAGagctaccacaacaacactaccagcAGGTGCCATGTTGTGTTTGATGTGTAGGTGAGGAGCGCTGGAGCTTTGGTAATGTAGTTCCCGTGTTCCTACTCCCCATCGTGAACTGAACTACCAGTCAAAATGCAAACGACTACAACTCCCAACCAATCACGCACAAATCCAGGAAGTCAGGTTTTTCAAGCCGGTTTCTATATCGTTACCAACATAAAACAGAATGGCAAAGCGGTTTACATGTGTTGAATGCAATAAGGACGCGCACGAGCTTCACAGAGATTACAAAAATGGGATCTTGAAGATAACCATATGTGTGAGTTGACTAGCTGGCTCATGTTGATTTATTGGTGAagatattagctagctaacttgtgaTGCTAAGCTTAGCTAGAAATTATCCAAAGGGACCTGTGACTGCCAGCTGTGTAACTTAGCTAGCTGGGTTTCTCTGCTCTGTTTCTATTCAAGTTATGATGCCTGATGATGGATAGCTAACAGAAATGTATATAGAGTAAGTGTTAGTGGTTGGGTCTCTACCCTTATAACAGAGAAAACAGTAAGCTAGCTATCTAGTTTAGCCATAAAAGATGGAGAAAtgctttttaaatgtttaatttaacctttatttaacgaggcaagtcagtgcTTGTGGTCTGTCTATTTCTTTCAGGGATCCTGCCAAAAGCCTGTAGACAAGTATATTGAATATGATCCAGTCATTATTCTGATTGATGCCATTTTATGCAAAACTCAAGCATTCAGACACATTCTGTTCAACACTACATTGAACGTAAGTACAGTAAGACACTGAAAAGCTATTCACTAGAGTCAGAGTACAGTGCAGTTTAGACAATGTATGCAGCTTCATCTACATTGCATTGCATTTGCATTTACTCTGCAGACAGAGACTCAAGAAATGATGCCATGTCTTGTTGATGGTTTCTTCCACAGATTCACTGGAAGCTGTGTGTGTTTTGCCTGCTGTGTGAGGCCTACCTGAGGTGGTCACAACTTCAGGGATCTGAACAGAGCAATGACCCTGCAGACATCATTAGATACACCAAGGAATGGGATTTCTATGGCATGTTTGGGGTGGCAGCTCTTGGTGGGTATATAAAGCATAGAAAAAGAACagctacattattattattattattactacaacTCATGCATTTTATTAGCAAACATGCATATGACAATGTTAATAGCAATGTTATAACAATGTTTCCAAGTGTAGGGGAAGTGACAAATCCTGCTTTCTTTACACATTCATTCCATACAAATGACAGCCTTCTGATGGTTGCTGCTGATTTCATGTTCATTTGTCCACAGAATTGGGTGCGTTCTCTGTCGGAGTGCTGTCCTTCCTGTGGCTGGTGCAGTGGTTGCTTGGCTTTGACTTTGAACTGAGCTTACTGCTGAAAGCCCTCCTGCTGTCCAGCTATGGCAAAGTCCTGCTCATCCCTGCAGTCATATGGGAGCATGACTACTCCCCACTCTGCTTCAGCCTCATCAAGCTGTTTGTGCTCACGTCCAACTCTCAAGCCATAAGAGGTACATTAAACAATTCCTCCATCAGTGTTGCAATGCTCCCATTAGTCACTCACATTTAGCTCCATTTCTGTTCTTGACAATTCAGCGAGGGATTTGGAGGGAAAATTGGTTGAAAAGTTCTAATTTCTCATTATTGATACTAGAATATAACCTATTTCATACACgacataaccaaaagtatgtggacacctgctcgtcgaacatctcattccaatatcatgggcattaatatggagttggtccccccttttgctgctataacagcctcctattttctgggaaggctttccactagatgtgtgAATATtgtctgcagggacttgcttccattcagccacaagagcattagtgaggtcgggcactgatgctgGGAGAtttggcctggctcgcagttggcgttccaattaatcccaaaggtgtttgatggggttgaggtcaggactctgtgcagatcagtcaagttcttccacaccgatattGTCAAACCATTTCTCTATGGTCCTCGCTTTGTACACGGGGGAATTATCATGCtgtaacaggaaagggccttacccaaactgttgccacaaagttgccacgctcaaggtcataaacgatatcgtaaccgccatcgataggaaacaatactgtgcagccgtattcattgacctggccaaggcttttgactctgtcaatcaccacatcctcattggcagactcgacagccttggtttctctaatgattgcctcgcctggttcaccaactacttctctgatagagttcagtgtgtcaaatcggagggtctgttgtccgggcctctggcagtctctatgggggtgccacagggttcaattcttggaccgactctcttctctgtttacatcaatgatgtcgcttttgctgctggtgattctctgatccacctctacgcagacgacactattctgtatacttctggcccttcttttgacactgtgttaacaaccctccaggcgagcttcaatgccatacaactctccttccgtggcctccaactgctcttaaatacaagtaaaaccaaatgcatgctcttcaaccgatcgctgcctgctcctgcccgcctgtccaacatcactactttggacggctctgacttagaatatgtggacaactacaaatacctaggtgtctggttagactgtaaactctccttccagacccacatcaaacatctccaatccaaagtcaaatctagaattggcatcctattccgcaacaaagcatcctttactcatgctgccaaacatacccttgtaaaactgaccatcctaccaatcctcgacttcggtgatgtcatttacaaaatagcctccaaaaccctactcaataaattggatgcagtctatcacagtgccatccgttttgtca
This portion of the Salvelinus fontinalis isolate EN_2023a chromosome 27, ASM2944872v1, whole genome shotgun sequence genome encodes:
- the LOC129825099 gene encoding protein ARV1-like isoform X1 is translated as MAKRFTCVECNKDAHELHRDYKNGILKITICGSCQKPVDKYIEYDPVIILIDAILCKTQAFRHILFNTTLNIHWKLCVFCLLCEAYLRWSQLQGSEQSNDPADIIRYTKEWDFYGMFGVAALELGAFSVGVLSFLWLVQWLLGFDFELSLLLKALLLSSYGKVLLIPAVIWEHDYSPLCFSLIKLFVLTSNSQAIRVILNCSRRLSLMAVCVGLLLETCVAQALQTLPWSIQDFLPFQ
- the LOC129825099 gene encoding protein ARV1-like isoform X2, which gives rise to MAKRFTCVECNKDAHELHRDYKNGILKITICIHWKLCVFCLLCEAYLRWSQLQGSEQSNDPADIIRYTKEWDFYGMFGVAALELGAFSVGVLSFLWLVQWLLGFDFELSLLLKALLLSSYGKVLLIPAVIWEHDYSPLCFSLIKLFVLTSNSQAIRVILNCSRRLSLMAVCVGLLLETCVAQALQTLPWSIQDFLPFQ